The Clostridium sp. AWRP genome has a window encoding:
- a CDS encoding MFS transporter produces the protein MSEVKKTDFENMTSKKKTLCAIAILICGFAYWSTRYKANALLPMISGELNGLTYYSWAPMVFSLTGAIAAPFWGKMGDIYGKKKILLILLALMIAGEGLCFSATNIWFFIAGYAVNGFGAGAMQGTYMALLGQLFPPTERGKIGGTILSVMSVVQLTLPTFSAVISEHWTWRYVFVLTAIIFLITFLFVMFTIPNVTKENVDKRVDILGVIALAISVSNFLLALSWGGSRYKWSSPTIIIMLLITATIWVLFLKHEAKIPEYAVISTKLLKNKSFLMCCLISVTMTFGLTCVATYLSLYVQGVMGVSATICATLEIPAGFIGIFMGTFAGILMDKTKHYKWMLVLAPSCTVGTMLFFGFMPATISLMAIIVVRAFYNICGGSWMPSINTLSAMSYVDQEDYGVGNGTLFFFTSLGNALAPALLGSVLNAAYAKNIASAISNFSLTPKQGSLVSTARVLVNKKSLNQLHAAFTDPSQYNVVVQAVRHALQMSLRTVFLTAAGFICIGVVSALLLKEIPLDQVPYKTKLRK, from the coding sequence ATGTCAGAAGTTAAAAAAACTGATTTTGAAAATATGACATCCAAGAAAAAGACACTTTGTGCTATTGCAATCTTGATCTGTGGTTTTGCATATTGGTCTACTAGGTACAAGGCAAATGCTCTTCTGCCGATGATTTCAGGAGAATTAAACGGCCTTACATATTATTCATGGGCACCTATGGTGTTCAGTTTAACAGGTGCTATTGCCGCACCATTTTGGGGTAAGATGGGTGACATTTATGGTAAGAAAAAAATACTGCTAATTCTATTAGCTCTGATGATAGCCGGCGAGGGATTATGTTTTTCTGCTACAAATATCTGGTTTTTTATTGCTGGATATGCAGTTAATGGATTTGGTGCTGGAGCTATGCAGGGTACTTACATGGCACTTTTAGGTCAATTATTCCCTCCAACAGAACGTGGTAAAATAGGCGGAACTATACTTTCAGTAATGAGTGTAGTCCAATTGACCCTGCCTACATTTTCAGCCGTCATTTCAGAACACTGGACATGGAGATATGTATTTGTACTTACAGCAATAATTTTTCTTATAACATTTTTATTTGTAATGTTTACTATTCCTAATGTTACTAAAGAAAATGTTGATAAAAGAGTTGATATTTTGGGAGTTATAGCACTTGCAATTTCTGTTTCCAATTTCTTATTGGCTTTGTCTTGGGGAGGATCACGATATAAATGGAGTTCTCCTACGATTATTATCATGCTGTTAATAACAGCAACAATTTGGGTTTTATTTTTAAAACATGAAGCAAAAATCCCAGAGTATGCAGTAATATCTACTAAATTACTCAAAAATAAAAGCTTTTTAATGTGTTGTCTTATTTCTGTAACTATGACATTCGGACTTACATGTGTAGCAACTTATCTAAGCCTTTATGTACAAGGTGTTATGGGAGTTTCAGCAACTATTTGTGCAACACTTGAAATTCCAGCAGGCTTTATAGGTATTTTCATGGGCACTTTTGCAGGAATCCTAATGGATAAAACTAAGCATTATAAATGGATGCTTGTGCTAGCTCCTTCATGCACAGTGGGAACTATGTTGTTCTTTGGGTTTATGCCTGCTACAATAAGTTTAATGGCAATAATTGTTGTCAGAGCTTTTTATAACATATGCGGAGGCTCGTGGATGCCTTCTATTAATACCCTAAGTGCTATGTCCTATGTTGATCAGGAAGATTATGGTGTTGGCAATGGTACACTATTTTTCTTTACTTCATTAGGAAATGCCCTTGCACCAGCACTGCTTGGCTCTGTACTAAATGCTGCCTATGCTAAAAATATTGCAAGCGCTATATCCAATTTTTCTTTAACTCCAAAACAAGGATCATTGGTATCTACGGCACGTGTGTTGGTAAATAAAAAGTCATTAAATCAATTGCATGCAGCATTTACTGATCCATCTCAATATAATGTGGTTGTACAAGCTGTAAGACATGCTTTACAGATGTCTTTACGTACAGTATTCTTGACTGCAGCTGGTTTCATATGTATCGGTGTTGTTTCTGCACTATTGCTAAAGGAGATTCCTTTAGACCAGGTGCCATATAAGACAAAATTGAGAAAATAA
- a CDS encoding FAD-dependent oxidoreductase, translated as MSKIVVEPSRKVPVFDEADILVIGSGPAGHSAAIAASRAGAQKVILVERYGHLGGMATGGFVILIPHMSFGKERMIAGLPQEWIDRMGKLPYGSIGPKKEETGSTDSELLKKWAGYWGFVLNGSINYGAYLDPDQLKVVFDQMISQEGKKIIPYLECWGVGAIMDGDTIKGVVIESKEGRKAILAKVVIDCTGDADICSFAGGAFDEDRDQSLRSANTASVYRLGGIDFRSFAEWKSDNFQEWYKVHMPNMAKITGFKMSPHATPRNDQCWINNWLPKYCLDIKDLTETQMSVRRTMFKAIEYLKKNIPGFKNAYLIDIAPQTGTRGSRRIHGLYKLTKEDLGNTYEHEDTISVVPPFNFNVCQTPTEIPYRVMVPVKIENLLVAGRSFSSTHEANDWSNLIPHCASLGQAAGVAAAVSLEDNTNVRQVDIKKVQKILKDQNVYLPR; from the coding sequence ATGAGTAAAATCGTTGTAGAACCATCAAGAAAGGTGCCAGTCTTTGATGAAGCTGATATTTTAGTTATTGGTTCTGGTCCTGCCGGACATTCAGCAGCTATTGCAGCCTCGCGTGCTGGTGCTCAGAAAGTAATTCTTGTGGAACGTTATGGACATTTGGGAGGTATGGCTACAGGAGGCTTTGTTATTTTAATTCCGCATATGTCATTTGGAAAGGAAAGAATGATTGCAGGATTGCCACAGGAATGGATTGACCGTATGGGTAAACTTCCATATGGCTCTATCGGACCTAAAAAGGAAGAAACAGGAAGTACAGACTCAGAACTCTTAAAAAAATGGGCTGGTTATTGGGGGTTCGTACTTAATGGCAGTATTAATTATGGCGCTTATTTAGATCCAGATCAACTAAAAGTTGTATTCGATCAAATGATTAGCCAAGAAGGTAAAAAAATTATTCCTTATCTAGAATGTTGGGGTGTTGGCGCTATAATGGATGGTGATACCATAAAGGGTGTGGTCATTGAAAGTAAGGAAGGACGGAAAGCAATTCTTGCAAAGGTCGTAATCGATTGTACAGGCGATGCTGACATTTGTTCATTTGCAGGCGGTGCCTTTGATGAAGACCGTGACCAGTCACTTAGAAGTGCAAATACAGCATCTGTTTATCGCTTAGGCGGAATAGATTTTAGGTCATTTGCAGAGTGGAAATCAGATAATTTTCAAGAGTGGTATAAAGTTCATATGCCTAATATGGCTAAGATTACAGGTTTTAAGATGTCTCCTCATGCAACACCGCGTAATGATCAATGCTGGATAAATAACTGGCTTCCGAAATACTGCCTAGATATCAAGGACTTAACAGAAACACAGATGAGCGTACGCCGTACAATGTTTAAGGCAATAGAGTATTTGAAGAAAAATATTCCAGGTTTTAAGAATGCATATTTAATAGATATAGCACCCCAGACAGGTACACGTGGCAGCAGAAGAATTCATGGACTATATAAATTGACGAAGGAAGACCTAGGCAATACTTATGAACATGAGGACACCATATCAGTAGTTCCGCCATTCAATTTTAATGTTTGCCAGACACCTACTGAAATACCTTACAGGGTTATGGTACCTGTGAAAATTGAAAATCTTTTAGTTGCCGGACGTTCTTTCTCATCAACCCATGAAGCTAATGACTGGTCAAATCTTATTCCACACTGTGCAAGCTTGGGACAAGCAGCTGGAGTAGCAGCAGCAGTATCATTAGAAGATAATACAAACGTACGTCAAGTAGACATTAAGAAGGTACAAAAAATATTAAAAGATCAGAATGTTTATCTTCCAAGGTAA
- a CDS encoding MarR family transcriptional regulator yields the protein MDNSNVEIDSMLRKKILDTLDNQSAINIQVNFWLNEMMKYHGVNYSAYRIIRLLRRYPDGIEPSVIADKLAIIRQTATNMVDDLQKKYLVKRIPHPVDRRRVIVKLTQDGIELANKLVEEMASVQNNVLSQFTKEEMEKYLDIRTKIIKYTEDEIKKRYAEEG from the coding sequence ATGGATAACTCAAATGTGGAAATAGATTCCATGCTACGAAAAAAAATTTTGGATACTTTAGATAATCAATCTGCCATTAATATTCAGGTTAATTTTTGGCTTAATGAAATGATGAAATATCACGGAGTTAATTATTCTGCATATCGTATAATCAGACTTTTAAGAAGATATCCTGATGGAATTGAACCTTCAGTCATTGCTGATAAATTAGCTATTATAAGACAAACTGCAACCAATATGGTAGATGATTTGCAAAAAAAATATTTGGTAAAAAGAATTCCGCATCCAGTGGATAGAAGACGTGTTATTGTTAAATTAACACAAGATGGTATAGAACTTGCCAATAAATTAGTAGAAGAAATGGCAAGTGTACAAAACAATGTATTATCGCAATTTACTAAAGAAGAGATGGAAAAATATTTAGATATAAGAACAAAAATTATAAAGTATACGGAGGATGAAATTAAAAAAAGATATGCAGAAGAAGGTTAA
- a CDS encoding transposase, producing the protein MFFFNSVYKKQGGRELRMNRSIQAEGSFIEIKQNMGFRRYLSKGKQNILAENVLLATAPS; encoded by the coding sequence ATTTTCTTCTTTAATTCCGTTTATAAAAAGCAAGGAGGCCGCGAGTTAAGAATGAATAGAAGTATCCAAGCCGAAGGCTCTTTTATAGAGATAAAACAGAATATGGGATTCCGTAGATATCTAAGTAAAGGTAAACAGAATATTTTGGCAGAAAATGTTCTGTTAGCAACAGCCCCTAGTTGA
- a CDS encoding IS256 family transposase: MTDGKRNIITSLISEYDIKSAEDIQDALKDLLGGTLQEMLEGEMDNHLGYEKYGRSDEANYRNGKKSKKVRSKYGEVEIDVPQDRNSTFQPQAVAKRQKDISSIEDKIISMYAKGMTTRQISEIIEDIYGFEASESMISNITDRILPEIEQWQQRPLSTVYPIVFIDAVHFSVRDNGIVKKLAAYIIMGINDAGIKDVLSINIGENESSKYWLGVLNELKNRGVKDILILCADGLSGIKESINASFPDTEYQRCIVHQIRNTLKYVSYKHKKDFAKDLKSIYQAPSEETAHKNLEIVTKKWNDKYPGSMRSWLKNWDAITPIFKFSPEVRKVIYTTNAIESLNSTYRRLNSQRSVFPSDTALLKALYLATFEATKKWTSVLRNWGKVYGELSIMYDGRLPQ; encoded by the coding sequence ATGACAGATGGTAAGAGAAATATTATAACTTCTCTTATAAGTGAGTATGATATCAAATCTGCAGAGGACATTCAAGATGCACTGAAAGATCTACTGGGAGGAACTCTTCAGGAGATGCTGGAAGGTGAGATGGACAACCATCTTGGCTATGAAAAGTATGGACGCTCAGATGAAGCTAACTACAGGAATGGTAAGAAAAGCAAGAAAGTACGAAGTAAATATGGTGAAGTAGAGATTGATGTACCTCAAGATAGGAACAGTACATTTCAGCCGCAGGCTGTAGCAAAGCGCCAGAAGGACATATCAAGCATAGAAGACAAAATAATATCGATGTATGCAAAAGGTATGACTACAAGACAAATATCTGAAATTATTGAAGACATATATGGTTTTGAAGCAAGTGAAAGTATGATATCTAACATAACAGACCGCATATTACCAGAGATTGAACAGTGGCAGCAGCGTCCATTGTCTACAGTTTATCCAATTGTTTTCATAGATGCAGTACATTTTTCTGTTAGAGATAATGGTATAGTAAAAAAACTTGCGGCCTATATAATCATGGGAATAAATGATGCCGGAATAAAAGATGTGCTTTCCATAAATATAGGTGAGAACGAGAGCAGCAAATACTGGCTTGGTGTTTTAAATGAGCTTAAAAACAGAGGAGTTAAAGATATTCTTATACTTTGTGCAGATGGTCTTTCTGGCATAAAAGAATCTATAAATGCGTCCTTTCCGGACACAGAATACCAAAGATGCATCGTACATCAGATAAGAAATACACTTAAATATGTATCTTATAAACACAAGAAAGATTTTGCAAAGGATCTTAAGAGTATATATCAGGCTCCATCTGAGGAAACTGCTCATAAAAATCTGGAAATTGTAACTAAGAAGTGGAATGATAAATATCCAGGATCTATGCGAAGCTGGTTGAAAAATTGGGACGCCATAACCCCTATATTCAAATTCTCACCAGAAGTGAGAAAAGTAATATATACAACGAATGCCATAGAAAGTCTTAATAGCACATACCGCAGGTTAAACAGTCAAAGAAGCGTGTTTCCAAGTGATACTGCACTTCTAAAGGCACTTTATCTTGCAACATTTGAAGCAACTAAAAAATGGACGTCAGTCCTCAGAAACTGGGGTAAGGTTTATGGTGAACTATCCATAATGTATGATGGCAGACTTCCCCAATAA